From Kineosporia succinea, the proteins below share one genomic window:
- a CDS encoding YfjI family protein has protein sequence MSVNAERPSAPHRRGPVRAVPDLDTPPQADHAGQADRVPPQWDGPPTPLSPARMLPPFPVDVFPAWVRDQVEAVTVFNQTPPDLAGCIALAALSTAAGGRAVVEVRAGWREPVNLFTVVALPPGSRKSPVFKALTGPILAAERALAEQVAHQIDESALMLRVAQANAEKLARTAEQGGHDAFADALGSAAEVRGITVPVIPRLVADDITPETATSLLAEQGGRLAVLSAEGGIFATIAGRYSGTPNLEVFLKGHAGDMMRVDRKGRDAEHITAPALTLGLAVQPDVLRDIAGMPGFRGRGLLGRILYSLPENTVGRRQIGPPAPTEQVLTAYSDRLCALVLTLAEWTDPAVLTLTPEAAQEVLRLETELEPRLAPGASLAHVTDWASKLIGATTRLAGLLHLAEHPDAWTHPVSLETMHGAARLGTYYLAHALAVFDLMGSDTQTDDARAVLDWITRTGTETFTRRDAFNALPRSRFPKATDLDAPLATLEDTGWIKQQEPPPGPRKGGRPPSPRYDVHPATHHTPGKQDQ, from the coding sequence ATGAGCGTCAACGCCGAGCGTCCCAGCGCCCCGCACCGTCGCGGTCCTGTCCGGGCCGTCCCCGACCTCGACACGCCCCCACAGGCCGACCATGCCGGACAGGCGGACCGGGTGCCGCCGCAGTGGGACGGACCACCAACCCCGCTGTCCCCGGCCCGGATGCTTCCGCCGTTCCCGGTCGACGTGTTCCCCGCCTGGGTCCGAGACCAGGTCGAGGCCGTGACCGTGTTCAACCAGACCCCGCCGGACCTGGCCGGGTGCATCGCCCTGGCCGCGCTGTCCACAGCGGCCGGCGGACGGGCCGTGGTCGAGGTCCGCGCCGGGTGGCGTGAACCGGTGAACCTGTTCACCGTCGTCGCGCTGCCGCCCGGCTCCCGCAAGTCCCCGGTCTTCAAGGCCCTGACCGGGCCGATCCTGGCCGCTGAACGAGCCCTGGCCGAACAGGTCGCCCACCAGATCGACGAGTCCGCCCTCATGCTGCGGGTGGCTCAGGCCAACGCCGAAAAGCTCGCCCGCACCGCCGAGCAGGGCGGGCACGACGCGTTCGCCGATGCCCTGGGCAGTGCGGCCGAGGTCCGGGGGATCACGGTCCCCGTCATCCCGCGCCTGGTCGCCGACGACATCACCCCCGAAACCGCAACGTCCCTGCTGGCCGAGCAGGGCGGACGCCTGGCCGTCCTGTCGGCCGAGGGCGGCATCTTCGCCACGATCGCCGGCCGCTACTCCGGCACCCCCAACCTTGAGGTGTTCCTCAAGGGCCACGCCGGGGACATGATGCGCGTGGACCGCAAGGGCCGCGACGCCGAGCACATCACCGCCCCGGCCCTCACCCTCGGCCTGGCCGTGCAGCCCGACGTGCTGCGCGACATCGCCGGGATGCCCGGGTTCCGGGGACGTGGGCTGCTCGGTCGAATCCTGTACTCCCTACCCGAGAACACCGTCGGCCGACGACAGATCGGCCCGCCCGCACCAACCGAGCAGGTTCTCACCGCCTACAGCGACCGCCTGTGCGCCCTCGTGCTGACCCTGGCCGAGTGGACCGACCCCGCCGTCCTGACCCTCACCCCCGAAGCCGCACAGGAAGTCCTGCGACTCGAGACCGAGCTAGAACCCCGCCTGGCCCCCGGCGCGAGCCTGGCCCACGTCACCGACTGGGCCTCCAAGCTCATCGGAGCCACCACCCGCCTGGCCGGCCTCCTGCACCTGGCCGAACACCCCGACGCCTGGACACACCCGGTCAGCCTCGAAACCATGCACGGTGCAGCACGACTGGGCACCTACTACCTCGCTCACGCCCTGGCCGTGTTCGACCTCATGGGCTCCGACACCCAGACCGACGACGCCCGCGCCGTCCTGGACTGGATCACCCGCACCGGCACCGAAACCTTCACCCGCCGAGACGCCTTCAACGCCCTGCCCCGATCCCGGTTCCCGAAAGCCACCGACCTGGACGCGCCCCTGGCCACGCTCGAAGACACCGGCTGGATCAAACAGCAGGAACCCCCGCCCGGCCCCCGCAAAGGCGGCCGGCCACCGTCCCCCCGCTACGACGTCCACCCGGCCACCCACCACACCCCCGGCAAGCAGGACCAATGA